From Etheostoma cragini isolate CJK2018 chromosome 1, CSU_Ecrag_1.0, whole genome shotgun sequence, a single genomic window includes:
- the scml2 gene encoding polycomb protein SCMH1 isoform X1: MGRTPHRDQKEEKERRSSITAGSPLDKSNEPFSWEDYLRETSSTAASPTCFKQSRVPPSNDFKAGMKLEARDPRNSNSVCIATVMGMMGTRLRLRLDGSDNTNDFWRLVDSLDIQPIGTCERNGDMLQPPLGFRMNASSWPMFLLRTLSGAEMAPASAFKKEPASPVKNYFQPGMKLEAVDRKNPYLICPATVGEVRGQEIFVMFDGWRGAFDYWCPFDSRDIFPVGWCALTKHSIQPPGNFFTLPGALLAPVSSTSASLTTRRSSTNPSSSMQTSYRLPNPLPPLPVRKGVRGRRPKSQTIALLKAAAEAAAAAAVNGASQSPARMISEAHLAPRPHKKRGPKPKSKKKPQVVQSQGAPAVTVPPPETRLSSGHVSADNNHSNSSNVVCTVCVYVNKHGNYGPHLDRKLVQQLPDHFGPAPVNAVLQQAVQACVDCTYQPSVMLSFLQSQSHTGGEVIRVRSEHGIRYVKLPSASSTSSVLRFLENMCQHLESDSLFSSQPFSPFSNNSRFYNRTKSEPLSQPENSMSNDDSTKDPAPIIRPPHTASDYRAAKKERPYYPGHTHTPPPLRRVSSNPTELGQMCPPRRVEAASSTTGPDHMKQDKEGSGNDASTWSVDDVMRFVLEADPQTLGPHVELFRKHEIDGKALMLLRSDVIMKYMGLKLGPALKLCHHIEKLKQTKQ, translated from the exons ATGGGCCGGACACCACACAGAG atcaaaaagaagagaaagagagacgaAGCAGCATCACAGCAGGATCTCCCCTCGACAAATCTAATG aACCGTTCAGTTGGGAAGACTATCTAAGAGAAACGTCCTCTACTGCAGCGTCACCTACTTGCTTCAAACAG TCCAGAGTCCCCCCCTCCAATGACTTTAAAGCAGGTATGAAACTTGAGGCACGGGACCCTCGCAACTCTAACTCTGTGTGCATTGCAACTGTGATGGGCATGATGGGTACTCGCCTACGCCTGCGTCTGGATGGAAGCGACAACACCAATGACTTCTGGAGACTGGTCGACTCGTTAGACATCCAACCAATAGGAACCTGTGAGAGAAACGGAGACATGTTGCAGCCACCGCTGG GTTTCAGGATGAATGCCTCCTCGTGGCCCATGTTCCTCCTGCGGACGCTGAGTGGAGCCGAAATGGCCCCTGCctctgcttttaaaaag gAACCAGCCAGTCCGGTTAAAAACTACTTCCAGCCTGGTATGAAGCTGGAGGCGGTGGACAGGAAGAACCCCTATCTGATTTGTCCTGCCACAGTGGGAGAAGTCAGAGGTCAGGAGATTTTCGTCATGTTTGACGGCTGGCGAGGCGCCTTTGACTATTGGTGCCCCTTTGACTCCAGAGACATCTTCCCCGTCGGCTGGTGTGCCCTGACAAAACACAGCATACAGCCGCCTGGAAATTTCT TTACCCTCCCTGGTGCCCTTCTCGCTCCCGTGTCTTCCACCTCAGCCTCCCTCACTACACGTCGCTCGTCCACCaatccctcctcctccatgcagaCTTCATACCGACTGCCGAATCCCTTGCCACCCCTCCCTGTACGCAAGGGTGTCCGAGGTCGACGGCCCAAATCCCAGACTATTGCTTTGTTGAAGGCGGCAGCTGAGGCTGCGGCGGCAGCAGCAGTAAATGGAGCATCACAGAGCCCTGCCAGAATGATCTCTGAGGCTCATTTGGCCCCCAGACCACACAAGAAGAGGGGGCCAAAGCCTAAGAGCAAG AAGAAGCCTCAGGTGGTGCAATCCCAGGGGGCACCAGCAGTTACAGTTCCACCTCCAGAGACCAGACTGAGCTCCGGACACGTCTCAGCAGACAACAACCATAGCAACAGCTCAAATGTGGTTTGCACAG tgtgtgtctatgtgaaCAAGCACGGTAACTATGGCCCGCATCTGGACAGAAAACTAGTGCAGCAGTTGCCGGACCACTTTGGTCCAGCTCCAGTAAACGCGGTGCTTCAGCAGGCTGTCCAGGCCTGCGTGGACTGTACGTACCAGCCCTCCGTGATGCTGTCGTTCCTACAGAGCCAGTCCCACACAGGAGGAGAGGTCATCAGAG TGCGGTCAGAGCATGGTATCCGCTACGTGAAGCTGCCCTCTGCCTCCAGTACGTCTTCTGTGCTGCGGTTTCTGGAGAACATGTGCCAACATCTGGAGAGTGACAGTCTCTTCAGCTCGCAGCCCTTTAGCCCCTTCAGCAACAACTCACGCTTCTACAACAGGACCAAGTCAG AACCACTGTCCCAACCTGAGAACAGCATGTCCAATGACGATTCCACAAAGGATCCCGCTCCCATCATCCGCCCCCCTCACACCGCATCGGACTACAGAGCAGCAAAGAAGGAGCGGCCATATTatcctggacacacacacacgccgccTCCCCTAAGACGGGTCAGCTCCAACCCGACCGAACTAGGGCAGATGTGTCCACCCAGACGAGTGGAAG CAGCTAGTTCAACAACAGGCCCAGACCACATGAAGCAGGACAAGGAGGGTTCAGGGAACGACGCCTCCACCTGGTCAGTTGACGATGTCATGCGGTTTGTCCTAGAGGCTGACCCCCAAACTCTCGGCCCGCACGTCGAACTGTTCAGGAAACAT GAGATTGATGGCAAAGCTCTGATGCTGCTGCGCAGTGATGTCATTATGAAGTACATGGGACTGAAGCTGGGCCCGGCGCTCAAACTCTGTCATCACATTGAGAAGCTGAAACAGACCAAACAATAG
- the scml2 gene encoding polycomb protein SCMH1 isoform X2, with translation MGRTPHRDQKEEKERRSSITAGSPLDKSNEPFSWEDYLRETSSTAASPTCFKQSRVPPSNDFKAGMKLEARDPRNSNSVCIATVMGMMGTRLRLRLDGSDNTNDFWRLVDSLDIQPIGTCERNGDMLQPPLGFRMNASSWPMFLLRTLSGAEMAPASAFKKEPASPVKNYFQPGMKLEAVDRKNPYLICPATVGEVRGQEIFVMFDGWRGAFDYWCPFDSRDIFPVGWCALTKHSIQPPGNFFTLPGALLAPVSSTSASLTTRRSSTNPSSSMQTSYRLPNPLPPLPVRKGVRGRRPKSQTIALLKAAAEAAAAAAVNGASQSPARMISEAHLAPRPHKKRGPKPKSKKPQVVQSQGAPAVTVPPPETRLSSGHVSADNNHSNSSNVVCTVCVYVNKHGNYGPHLDRKLVQQLPDHFGPAPVNAVLQQAVQACVDCTYQPSVMLSFLQSQSHTGGEVIRVRSEHGIRYVKLPSASSTSSVLRFLENMCQHLESDSLFSSQPFSPFSNNSRFYNRTKSEPLSQPENSMSNDDSTKDPAPIIRPPHTASDYRAAKKERPYYPGHTHTPPPLRRVSSNPTELGQMCPPRRVEAASSTTGPDHMKQDKEGSGNDASTWSVDDVMRFVLEADPQTLGPHVELFRKHEIDGKALMLLRSDVIMKYMGLKLGPALKLCHHIEKLKQTKQ, from the exons ATGGGCCGGACACCACACAGAG atcaaaaagaagagaaagagagacgaAGCAGCATCACAGCAGGATCTCCCCTCGACAAATCTAATG aACCGTTCAGTTGGGAAGACTATCTAAGAGAAACGTCCTCTACTGCAGCGTCACCTACTTGCTTCAAACAG TCCAGAGTCCCCCCCTCCAATGACTTTAAAGCAGGTATGAAACTTGAGGCACGGGACCCTCGCAACTCTAACTCTGTGTGCATTGCAACTGTGATGGGCATGATGGGTACTCGCCTACGCCTGCGTCTGGATGGAAGCGACAACACCAATGACTTCTGGAGACTGGTCGACTCGTTAGACATCCAACCAATAGGAACCTGTGAGAGAAACGGAGACATGTTGCAGCCACCGCTGG GTTTCAGGATGAATGCCTCCTCGTGGCCCATGTTCCTCCTGCGGACGCTGAGTGGAGCCGAAATGGCCCCTGCctctgcttttaaaaag gAACCAGCCAGTCCGGTTAAAAACTACTTCCAGCCTGGTATGAAGCTGGAGGCGGTGGACAGGAAGAACCCCTATCTGATTTGTCCTGCCACAGTGGGAGAAGTCAGAGGTCAGGAGATTTTCGTCATGTTTGACGGCTGGCGAGGCGCCTTTGACTATTGGTGCCCCTTTGACTCCAGAGACATCTTCCCCGTCGGCTGGTGTGCCCTGACAAAACACAGCATACAGCCGCCTGGAAATTTCT TTACCCTCCCTGGTGCCCTTCTCGCTCCCGTGTCTTCCACCTCAGCCTCCCTCACTACACGTCGCTCGTCCACCaatccctcctcctccatgcagaCTTCATACCGACTGCCGAATCCCTTGCCACCCCTCCCTGTACGCAAGGGTGTCCGAGGTCGACGGCCCAAATCCCAGACTATTGCTTTGTTGAAGGCGGCAGCTGAGGCTGCGGCGGCAGCAGCAGTAAATGGAGCATCACAGAGCCCTGCCAGAATGATCTCTGAGGCTCATTTGGCCCCCAGACCACACAAGAAGAGGGGGCCAAAGCCTAAGAGCAAG AAGCCTCAGGTGGTGCAATCCCAGGGGGCACCAGCAGTTACAGTTCCACCTCCAGAGACCAGACTGAGCTCCGGACACGTCTCAGCAGACAACAACCATAGCAACAGCTCAAATGTGGTTTGCACAG tgtgtgtctatgtgaaCAAGCACGGTAACTATGGCCCGCATCTGGACAGAAAACTAGTGCAGCAGTTGCCGGACCACTTTGGTCCAGCTCCAGTAAACGCGGTGCTTCAGCAGGCTGTCCAGGCCTGCGTGGACTGTACGTACCAGCCCTCCGTGATGCTGTCGTTCCTACAGAGCCAGTCCCACACAGGAGGAGAGGTCATCAGAG TGCGGTCAGAGCATGGTATCCGCTACGTGAAGCTGCCCTCTGCCTCCAGTACGTCTTCTGTGCTGCGGTTTCTGGAGAACATGTGCCAACATCTGGAGAGTGACAGTCTCTTCAGCTCGCAGCCCTTTAGCCCCTTCAGCAACAACTCACGCTTCTACAACAGGACCAAGTCAG AACCACTGTCCCAACCTGAGAACAGCATGTCCAATGACGATTCCACAAAGGATCCCGCTCCCATCATCCGCCCCCCTCACACCGCATCGGACTACAGAGCAGCAAAGAAGGAGCGGCCATATTatcctggacacacacacacgccgccTCCCCTAAGACGGGTCAGCTCCAACCCGACCGAACTAGGGCAGATGTGTCCACCCAGACGAGTGGAAG CAGCTAGTTCAACAACAGGCCCAGACCACATGAAGCAGGACAAGGAGGGTTCAGGGAACGACGCCTCCACCTGGTCAGTTGACGATGTCATGCGGTTTGTCCTAGAGGCTGACCCCCAAACTCTCGGCCCGCACGTCGAACTGTTCAGGAAACAT GAGATTGATGGCAAAGCTCTGATGCTGCTGCGCAGTGATGTCATTATGAAGTACATGGGACTGAAGCTGGGCCCGGCGCTCAAACTCTGTCATCACATTGAGAAGCTGAAACAGACCAAACAATAG